The genomic window ATCGAAAAATCAAGGAATACAATTTGGAATAAAAATATGCTAAAGAAGATTGTCAACATACGTTTGTCGGCAGCCAATTGGCTTATACTCTCATTTTTGACGGTATTGGCTACGGCTTGCTCTATTTCCTATAAGTTTAATGGAGCCTCTATCGATTATACGAAGGTGAAGACCATTACGATTCGTGACTTCACGAACCAAGCTCCCTACGTGAATCCGACCCTTGCGCCGCAGTTTACGGAGGATTTGAAGGATATTTACATCCGTCAGACTCGTCTGCAACTGGTTCCGAGCAATGGCGACCTTGAGTTGGAGGGTGAGATCACTGGTTACGATTTCGCTCCAATGGCCGTGAAGGAGGATGCTATCGCCTCGCAGACGAGGTTGACGATCACGGTGCGGGTTCGTTACTCCAACCGGGTTAACCCGGATGAGGATTTTGAGCAGTCGTTCTCCGCTTACCGCGAGTTCGACAGTAACTTGATGCCGCAGCAGGTAGAGGGAACATTATGCGAGGAAATCATAGAGGAAATAGTAGACCAAATCTATAACGCTACGGTTGCCAATTGGTAGAATGAGGGCGGAGGATTTATATCGTTTGATGGAGGAGCCTTCGGAATTGACCGAGGGGACTCTTCTTGAGTTGCGACGAATCGTGGAGGATTACCCGTATTTTCAAGTGGCACGGATGTTGTATCTAAAGAATCTGGCCGTATTAAATGATATGAGTTTTACCTCGGAGCTGGAGAAGATGGCGATATTCTTGCCGGACCGGAAAAAGCTGTTCCAACTGATAGAGGGAGATAAATATGGCTTGAACTCCCGTGTGGAGCATGAGCCGGATATGCGAAAAGAGGATACTTTCTCCTTGATAGACGCATTCCTCTCTAACCGTAACGAGGAACCGGAGCCTAAGAAAGAAGCCTCGTTCCTGTTCCAGCCATCGGTATCGTCAGATTATATGTTTTGGTCATTATCGAAAGAGGAAGAAGAGAAGCCATCTGGAGAGGATGCGGAGAATAGGCTTCGACATCACGACTTGATCGATTCGTTCATTAAAAATGACCAACAGCGTATGCCGGGTAGTGGGCTGGAAATCCGTGAGGAAACCAGCCGTGCGGAGACTCCAGAGTCGGTGAAAGATTTGGATGATGAGCAGTCCAAATCGCTGGAAGACTCGTGCCTTACGGAAACTTTAGCTCGGATTTATATAAAACAGAAACGATATGATAAGGCTTTGCAAATTATTAAAAACTTAAGCTTGAAATATCCAGAAAAAAATGTTTACTTTGCAGACCAAATCAGATTTTTGGAAAAGTTGATTATTAACACTAAAAAATAAAACTAAGATGTACGTATTTATTTCTATCTTAATCCTGATCGCCTCTATACTATTAATCTTGATCGTGTTGATCCAGAACTCGAAAGGTGGAGGTTTGGCTTCAGGGTTCTCTTCTTCTAACCAAATCATGGGTGTACGTAAGACCACGGACTTTTTGGAGAAAGCTACTTGGAGTTTGGCGGGTACCGTAATCGTATTGAGTATCTTGATTACCGCATTTATCCCCAGAGCGGAGCATGCCGCTCAATCTGAGATCAAGCAACAAGTAAACGACGCTATCTCTATCGATCCGAATACGATCGCTCCGGACTTTGGTACGGCTCAACAACCGGCAGTTCCGGCAGAGGAAACTCCCGCTACTACTACACCTGCGGAGGAAAGCAACAGATAAGAATCTTATTTGAAAACAATATAGAAGTCATGTCCACTAACAATGGATGTGACTTTTTTTTGTGCTACTTTAAGTGTAAGCTTCTTTAGGTCTTGATCTTTTCACCTATGTGAAAAGATCGTATCACAAGGGTGAAAAGATCGTATCACGTATATGAAAAGATCGTTTCATCTTTGTGAGACGATTATTACGAATAGAGGTTTCTATCTCTTCATAGAAAGAAATGATTAGTTAAGTGGAATATTGTTTGTATATTTGTTACATATAATAGTAATAAGTATAAATATTCAGATATGGATATGATAAATTTTGATGGGTTGTTGATCGGTATCGTTACATTCTTGATTATCGGTCTGTTTCATCCGGTAGTCGTGAAGGCCGAGTATTATTGGGGGACGAAGTGCTGGTGGATATTCCTTGTCTTGGGGATTTTAGGGGTGATAGCTTCCCTGTTTATAGACAGCGTGTTTGTGTCCGCTATTTGCGGCGTATTCGCCTTCTCATCGTTCTGGACGATCAAGGAGATTTTCGAGCAGGAGGAGCGTGTGCAGAAAGGTTGGTTCCCTAGAAATCCGAAAAGAAAATACCCTTGGGACGATAGTGAGGTGAAATGAATTCTTTTCGTATCTTTGCGCTCGTGAAAGCGATATAAAAGCAATAAAGCTATGAAGACAAAGAGAAAAAAGCAAGATCCGTTAGTCGAGTACATAAAGGCTAACCGGAAAGGCAGTCGTGAGGCCGAGTTAGAAAACCACGGCAGGCCGGTCAGTCATAACCGGATTCATGTATCGAAGAAAGTTTATAATCGTAAAAGAATGAAGGCAGATGCCCAGAGGCATCTGCCTTATTTGTTTTTAGTGGCCTAAAAGGAGACCTTAGTTCGCTGTATTGTTATTGATCGGTGTCTTTTCCTTGAACCACTCCACTAGTATCCCATTCTTGAAGCTTAGGATGTAGTAGCCTTCAGAGTAGTCGGCTATCGTCATGGTTACCGTCTTATAACTGATACTCTCTATCGGACCGTCGGGGGTTATCCGTGCGCCAGCCGACTCAAAATCCTTTCCTAGTATCGATATAACCTTTTGCTTGGTCATCCCTAGCTCTATCTTATGCATTCGGTTGTCCATTTTATAAGGATTCATTACCGTAGCGCATCCCATCAATAGGAACATTGTCAGCAACACGTATATCCCTTTCACCATCTTCATCTCTCTTTTTGTTATTTGTTGTATTGGGGGCTAAAGTAGACATTATCCCGGATATATAGTAATACGAGGATATAAAAAAAGAGGAAAACCTTTCGATTTTCCTCTTTTCCTAGAGCGGAAGACGGGGCTCAAACCCGCGACCCTCAGCTTGGAAGGCTAATGCTCTATCAACTGAGCTACTTCCGCAATAATATGTTGCGAATTAAAAAGGTGGGCAGTGATGGATTCGAACCACCGAAGGCGAAAGCCAGCTGAGTTACAGTCAGCCCCATTTGGCCACTCTGGTAACTGCCCCCTTGTTCTTAATTGCAGTGCAAAGGTACGATTTATTTTGAAACCTGCAAGCGTTTAGGCAGAAAAATTTACCATTTTTATTGCGGTAACCGCTGCCTCGTCCCCTTTATTGCCATATCTACCTCCCGCACGATCCTCGGATTGCTGCATGGTGTCGGTAGTTAACAGGCCGAAAATGAAAGGAATATCGTACATTAAATTCAATTCTGTAATGCCTTGCGTAACGCCGGAACAAACGTAATCAAAATGTGGCGTATCGCCTCTTACGACGCATCCCAGAACGATCACAGCGTCTAATTCTTTAGTCTCGGCCAATCTTTTGGCTCCAAAAGTCAGTTCAAAACTACCCGGAACTCGTTTAACTACGATGTTCTCCGGTTTCACCCCGTGCTTTTCAAGCGTGTTGCAAGCACCTTCCAATAACTTCTCGGTAATGTTCTTGTTCCATTCAGCAACTACGATGCCGATGTTCATCTCTGAAGCATCAGGTACGCTGTTGAAGTCGTACTCGGATAAATTCTGATAAGCTGTAGCCATACTTGTCTCTTTAAAAGAAGAGGATGCCTTGTTTGACCGAGACATCCTCTGTTATACTATATAATATACTGTTTATTTATTTTCCTGCCGAAGCACGGGTGATATACTTATCGATATCGGATGCCTCCATGGAAGTGTAATACTTGTCCTTGATAGTCGTGTAAGCCTTTACAGCCTTGTCATACTCTTTCAAGTTCTCGTAAGCGATACCGGCCTTCTTCAAGTAAATCGGGCTGATTACCTCGTTGTCGGCCTCCTTAGCGGCTTTCTCGAAATAGCTGATTCCTTCTTTCGTATTACCCATGTTCACGTAGCAATCACCGATCAAGCCTGTAACCGCCGGAGATACCATTTGGTCCTTTCCGCTGAAAGATTTCAATAAATCGAGCGCCTTCTGTGTATCGCCCATCTTGTAGTAACAGATACCTGCGTAAGCCTTCGCCAAGTTTCCGGCGTCCGTGCTTCCATATTGGTCGATGATAGCCTCGAAACCTTCATAGTCAGCTCCATTGCCGTTTAAAGCCAAGGCGAAAGAATCTCTGGCGAAGTATTGCTCGCCCTTGAACATGGCGGCGGCGGCTTTTTTCTCCTGAGGAACTAAATAACCATGCTTGATTCCCAAAACAGCTCCAACAACGAGTGCGACAGCTATTATACCGTAAATAATCTTCTTTGAATTGTTTTCAATGAATTGCTCCGATTTGGAGACAATCTCTTCTACTTCTAACTCCTTGTTGGTGTCCTTTTCTTTAGTAGCCATAATGTGTTATAGTTATTTATTAATTTTATCGCTGATTTTAAGCCATACCATACGGTTGGCGATTCAAAGCGCAAAAGTAGTTTTTTTTGCTGATATAATCTATACTTAGAAGTATATTTTTTAATTTTGTACGATTAATACGGTTTAGATGATACTAAAGAAGCTTTCTGTTCTCAATTACAAAAATATACTTCAGTCCGAGGTTATTTTCTCGCCCAAGATGAATTGCTTTTTCGGCAATAACGGGATGGGGAAGACGAATCTATTGGATGCTATTCATTATCTCTCGTTTTGCAAGAGTCATGTCAATACGCCTGATAGCCAGATAATAAACAGTGATCAAGATCTTTGCGTGGTGCAGGGTAACTATGATTATGAGGGACGTGAGGAGGAGATTTTCTGTGCCATGCGGCGTAGGCAACGCAAACAGTTCAAACGGAATAAGAAGGAGTACGACAAGCTGTCCGAGCATATCGGCCTATTACCGTTGGTCATGGTCTCTCCGGCTGATGCCGACTTGATCCGGGGGGGGAGCGATGAGCGACGCCGTTTTCTGGACTTAATCATCTCGCAGCAGGACAAGCCTTATCTGCATGCGCTTATCCAATATAATAAAGCGTTGCTCCAACGGAATACGTTGCTGAAAGATCAGAGCATGGATGCCTCTCTTTATGAGGTATTGGAGATGCAGCTGGGTATGTACGGCCAAATCGTTTACGAGAAGCGGAAAAAACTGGTGGAGGATTTTACCCCGATCTTTAATGAGTACTACCAGACGATCTGCGGCTCTGCCGAGGAGGTAGGGCTACATTATATCTCGCAATTGGAGGAAACGGAGCTTGCCGGTAAATTGGCGATGAGCCGGGAACGGGATCGTATATTGGGCTATACCTCTTCCGGTATCCATAAGGATGAGCTGGAAATGACGTTGGGCGGGTACCTGATTCGCCGGGTTGGTTCGCAAGGACAGAATAAGACGTATCTGATCGCCTTGAAACTCGCTCAGTTCGCTTTCCTAAATAAACGGGGACAGACTACACCTATCTTGCTGTTGGATGATATTTTCGATAAGCTGGACGCTAGCCGTGTGGAGCAGATCATCAAACTGGTCAGTGAGAATGGCTTCGGGCAGATCTTTATTACGGATACGAACCGGAAGTATCTGGATGAGATCTTATTGGCTATGAATCATGACTATGCCCTCTTCCGTGTGGAACGTGGCGAGGTACAACCTATGGAGGAATAAGGATGCAGAGAAGAAATACACAGACATTGGGTGAGGTGCTTCGTGACTTTTTCGAGGATAATACCGAGTTGTACGAGAAAATGATGGAGATCCGGGTTCAGCGTGCGTGGGGAGAAGTTTTAGGGCCTACGATCATGCAGTACACACGTAATATATATGTACGTGATAAGGTGCTTCATGTCTCATTGACTTCCTCCGTACTTCGTAGCGAGTTGACGCTTTGCCGGGAACGGTTGGTGAAAAGCTTGAATGATTACGCGGGTGCCTCGGTCATTACCAACATCGTTTTTCATTGAGTGTGGCTTTACCATTCGCAATATTACTTACAGGGTCAAGTAACATATACTGCCCAGCCTCGGTAAGTATATATGGCTTGACCCAGTAAGTATATATTCTGCGGAGAGATCAATAGATGGTGTCTTCTGTTATTACGTAATCCATTTTCTTGTCGAGTGGCTCTACCGGGACTTGCGGTATCATCTGGAACCCGAAGCATATGCCAACCTTGGGAGCGTTGAGCGTGGAAAGAAGGCGGTCGTAGAATCCCCTTCCTCGTCCCATGCGGTTCTTGTCTTTATCAAAGGCGACTCCGGGCACGATAATCAAGTCGATCTCATTCTTTGGAACTTCTATGCCGTCCGCCTTAGGCTCTAATATTCCGAAAGGTCCGGGTTTTAGGGATTCCGGTCCTTCGTAAAGAAGCAATCTCAAATCATCACCGACGATCAAGGGCAACAGAAGCTTTTTCTTCTGGTACCATTTCTCGATAAAGCCGGCGGTCTGTACTTCTCCCGGTATGGCGTGATAAAGGGCGATGCAAGAAGCCGCTTGGAACAGTTCCGTCTGTTCCAAGCGGTCCATGATCTTATCCGATAGCTCGCACAAGGTAATCCTCGAATATTCTTTTTTTCGAGAGGCCATATCTTTTCGTAGGGCCTGCTTGGCTGTGTAAGTCTCCATTCGCTGATTGTTTTAATAGTTCCGCATTCGGCACAGATTTTCCCTCTTGCAAGATCTTGATCGCACGTAATAAGGTAACGTCATCTTTTAGGAAAATGGGGTAGAAGCCCGCCTCGTCGAAGAAATTCCTTACGATATACGCTTGCAATTGGTTCTCGATTAACTTGCCGGATATATTAATTAATGTAGGACGTCTCTTGATGCCCTTGGTAGCGGCGAAGTTCACGAAGTCGGAAAGGAGCGGTTGTTGCTGCAAGTAATTATATAATTCCTCCCAAGTCTTGAATGAGCCTAGTTTCTCCCGATGGCGGTCTGAGTACTCGAGCGCATACAGGTAAAGCACGCCGCTATTTACCACATTTGAGTAGTAAGAGGTAACGCCGCTCGTGTCACGAGGGATAAAGATATCTGGCATGATACCGCCCCCGCCGTATACGGTACGTCCGCCTACGGTCTGGTATTTCAAGGAATCATCCATCTTGATGCTATCGGCCGAGTCGAACTCGCCGTGCATATATCGGTTATAGATATCTTGGTCGTAAGCGTCCGTATTACCCATCTCATATTTCTTCTGGATGCAGCGACCGGACGGCGTGTAATAACGGGCGATGGTCAATCGCATCTCTGAACCGTCGCTCAATGACATTTGAGTTTGTACCAGACCCTTGCCATACGTTCTTCGTCCGATAATCGTACCACGGTCGTTATCTTGGATCGCTCCGGAGAATATCTCACTGGCGGAAGCCGAGATCTCATCGGTCAATACTACGATCGGGGCGTCTTTACAAGTTCCGGTTCCGTTTGCGTATACGTCGGAACGGGGGAACGACTTACCTTCCGTGTAGACGATCAAGCGTCCTTCCGGCATAAACTCGTTAATCATATTGATAGCGGCATCCATATATCCGCCGGTATTACCCCGTAAGTCGATCACGAAAGAGGTACAGCCCGCTTGTTTCAGCTTGGCGATCGCCGTGATGAACTCATTATAAGTATTCCGGGCGAATTTGCTAACCTTGATGTAACCTATACCTTTAGCCGCTTCGAAAGAAACATCGACCGAATTAACAGGGACATCTCCACGGGTTACGTCAAAATAGAGCAACTCAGGAGAATTTCCTCGCTGTACGCCTAGTTTCACCGTACTGTTCTTTGCGCCCCGGAGTGTCTTCATGATCTCTCCTTGGTTCTTTTTCTTACCGGAGAAAATAGAATCATTGATCGAGATGATCCGGTCGAAGGGCAGTAAACCTGCTTTCTCTGCGGGACCACCGCTAATTACGCTGATCACTAGGATCGTATCGGTTTGCATATTAAATGATACGCCAATACCACTGAAAGAACCTTCCAGCTCCTCATTCACCACGGAAGCGTCTTCGGCGGGGATATATACGGAGTGAGGGTCTAATTCACTGAATATTTTCGGGATCGTACTCTCTACCAGCTTAGACATGCTAACCGTGTCAACATATTGCTCGTCGATAATGTCCAAGATGGCATTTATCTTGTTACCGCTGGAGTAGGACCGTTTTTTTCCTTGACTGATAGATAAATAATGGTTCCCAATAAAGATACCTAAAGCGATACTAGCCGCGATGATAACCGGGAGCCATACGGTCAGTCTTTTGTTTTTATCCATAAAAACGTTTTATTTATTCGTTCAAATCTATATAATCTACTATGATACCGGCACGCTTCAATAATTCGCAGCCGTCCGCTATGCGATAATTCTCGGAATAGACCACTCGCTTGATCCCGGATTGTATGATTAATTTTGCGCATTCAATGCAAGGGGAGGAGGTCACATAAATGGTCGCTCCTTTACTGCTGTTCGATGAGGCTGCCACTTTTGTGATGGCGTTAGCCTCCGCGTGTAGAACATAAGGCTTGGTGACATTGTTCTCGTCTTCGCAAACATTTTCAAAACCGGCGGGTGTTCCATTGTATCCGTCGGATATGATCATTTTATCTTTTACTAATAATGCGCCCACTTGGCGTCGTTTACAGTACGAATTCTCGGCCCAGATAGCGGCCATTCGCAGGTAACGTTTATCTAATTCGTGCTGTTTTTCTGTTTTCTCGCACATTTGTTTACTCTTTTGTCTTTTAATCCAGACACAAAGGTAGTGATTATTTAGATTTACCGGGCGATAAGCCCGGTAAATTATTACTTCTTAATACCATTACGGATTAATAAGGCGTCTATCGTAGGCTCTTGTCCACGGAAACGCTTGTATAACACGGCGGGATCTTCTGTACCACCTTTGGATAAGATATTGTCACGGAAAGATTTCGCGACCTCCTTGTTGAAGATTCCTTTCGATTTGAAAACGGAGAAAGCGTCGGCGTCTAATACCTCGGCCCATTTATATCCGTAATAGCCTGCCGCGTATCCTCCGGAGAAGATATGTCCGAAGCTTGTGCCCATCAAGGCTTCCGGTACTTCCGGTACGATTACCGTCGGAGCCCAAGCTTTTTTCTCGAATGTCGCTACGTCACCGTCGAAAGGTTGCTCCAACGTATGCCATGCCATATCCAGCAAGCCAAAGCTTAATTGGCGGCAGCAAAGGTAGCCGGCGTTGAAGTTAGAGGCGTTTACCAAGCTTTGTATCATCTCTTGCGGGATTTTCTCTCCGGTCTGGTAATGAACGGCGATCTGATCTAAGAACTCTTTTTCAGTCAACCAGTTCTCCATGATCTGGGAAGGTAATTCTACGAAATCACGATAAACGCTGGTTCCCGAAAGGCTGGAATAGGTTCCTTGCGCTAGCATGCCGTGCAAGGAGTGCCCGAACTCATGCAAGAGCGTGTTCACCTCGTCGAAACTTAACAAAGAGGGCTTCGTGTCTGTCGGACGGGTAAAGTTCATCACGATAACGATCTGAGGACGGCTATCTTTTCCGTCTTTATCTTTGTATTGAGCCTTGATATTGTTCATCCAAGCGCCGGATTGTTTTCCGTCACGAGGGAAGAAATCCGTATAAAGGATAGCAAGGAACTTACCATCGGCATCGTATACCTCATAAGCGTCTACTTCCGGATGATAAACCGGGATTTTCTTGTTTTCCTTAAAGGTGATACCGTAGAGCTGGGTAGCTAATCCGAATACGCCTTTCTTTACGTTGCTTAACTCGAAATAAGGGCGAGTCATCTCGTCGTTTACCTTGAAGCGGATATCCCGTAACTTCTCGGAATAATAACTCCAGTCCCAAGGCATAACGGTGATATTCTCTTTCTCTGTACCTAATGCGAATCCTTCTACTGCATTGTATTCGTTGATCGCTATCGGTTTATAAGCTTCGAGTAACTGATTCAATAATTTGTATACGTTCGCTGAGTTTTTAGCCATCGTGTGTTCCAGCGCATATTCGGCGTAATTCTTGAATCCCATCAACTGGGCGATCTCTAGGCGGATATTAACGATCTTTTTGATAATGTCCTTATTGTCGAACTCATCCCCTTTATTTCCTACGCTCATGTATTCACGATACATTTTTTCTCGCAAATCACGCTTGTCGGAATAACGCATAAATGGAATGTAACTCGGAGCCGAGAGATTGAATAACCATCCATTTTTATCTTTACTTTTGGCTAACATGGCCGCTGCGTCACGAGCACTTTCGGGTAAGCCGGATAGTTCGTTCTCGTCCGTTATTAGTAATTCGAATCGGTTTTTATCTTTCAAGGCGTTTTGATCGAACTGCAAGGTTAACATGCTTAGGTCCATACTTAGCTTGCGGTATTTTTCCTTGTCATCTTTATTTAACGTAGCCCCATTCGCTTTAAACGACTCGTAAAGGTCTTCCAGCAATTTAGCATCCTCGGTAGAAAGGTTCAATTGTTCTTTTTTATCATAGATTGATTTGACCCGAGCAAGTAGCTTCTCATTTAAGAAGATGTTATTGGATGTCTGGGATAACTTCGGGGAGACACGTTGCGAGATTTCCATCATTTCGTCGTTAGCCTCTGCCCCTAATACATTAAAAAAAACAGAAGAGACTGTTTCTAATAATTTGCCGCTACGTTCCAGAGCTACTACCGTATTCTCGAAAGTAGCCGGTTGCGGGTTATTGGCGATCTCTTGCACCTCTTTTTCCATTTGCTTGATTCCTTCGTCGAAAGCGGGCTCATAATGCTCGATCTTGATCTTATCGAAAGGAGGGGTCTCGAACGGTGTTTTAAACTTCCCGAAGAAAGGGTTATTTGCTGCGTGTGTCATTTGAATTGCGCTTAATAAAATTACTACATTATATAATAACTTCCTCATATTAAAAATTGTTTGAAAATTTCCGCAAAGGTAGGCATTTTAATCACAGGAACATTATAGGCATCTGTTTTTATATTCAGATTGATTTAAAATGAAAAATAGAACATTTCCTATGACTAAACCGAGGCTTGTTTTCGGGGGGCTGTACCTTGATTTTGAGCTTTGATGAATATGATAATAGGATTGATTTAACAAAAATTTATATGTTTGAAAACACTCCTTTAGAGCACCTTTCTTTTTAAAGCCTTGATCTATAAGTTTATCGTAGAAGAAGGATGCCTTTTTTTCTAAATAAATATAAAAGACAGTTTGTTTTTTTAGTTATTAAATAAT from Parabacteroides distasonis ATCC 8503 includes these protein-coding regions:
- a CDS encoding DUF4491 family protein, which encodes MDMINFDGLLIGIVTFLIIGLFHPVVVKAEYYWGTKCWWIFLVLGILGVIASLFIDSVFVSAICGVFAFSSFWTIKEIFEQEERVQKGWFPRNPKRKYPWDDSEVK
- a CDS encoding DUF721 domain-containing protein, encoding MQRRNTQTLGEVLRDFFEDNTELYEKMMEIRVQRAWGEVLGPTIMQYTRNIYVRDKVLHVSLTSSVLRSELTLCRERLVKSLNDYAGASVITNIVFH
- a CDS encoding 5-formyltetrahydrofolate cyclo-ligase, coding for MASRKKEYSRITLCELSDKIMDRLEQTELFQAASCIALYHAIPGEVQTAGFIEKWYQKKKLLLPLIVGDDLRLLLYEGPESLKPGPFGILEPKADGIEVPKNEIDLIIVPGVAFDKDKNRMGRGRGFYDRLLSTLNAPKVGICFGFQMIPQVPVEPLDKKMDYVITEDTIY
- a CDS encoding tetratricopeptide repeat protein, encoding MATKEKDTNKELEVEEIVSKSEQFIENNSKKIIYGIIAVALVVGAVLGIKHGYLVPQEKKAAAAMFKGEQYFARDSFALALNGNGADYEGFEAIIDQYGSTDAGNLAKAYAGICYYKMGDTQKALDLLKSFSGKDQMVSPAVTGLIGDCYVNMGNTKEGISYFEKAAKEADNEVISPIYLKKAGIAYENLKEYDKAVKAYTTIKDKYYTSMEASDIDKYITRASAGK
- the recF gene encoding DNA replication/repair protein RecF (All proteins in this family for which functions are known are DNA-binding proteins that assist the filamentation of RecA onto DNA for the initiation of recombination or recombinational repair.) is translated as MILKKLSVLNYKNILQSEVIFSPKMNCFFGNNGMGKTNLLDAIHYLSFCKSHVNTPDSQIINSDQDLCVVQGNYDYEGREEEIFCAMRRRQRKQFKRNKKEYDKLSEHIGLLPLVMVSPADADLIRGGSDERRRFLDLIISQQDKPYLHALIQYNKALLQRNTLLKDQSMDASLYEVLEMQLGMYGQIVYEKRKKLVEDFTPIFNEYYQTICGSAEEVGLHYISQLEETELAGKLAMSRERDRILGYTSSGIHKDELEMTLGGYLIRRVGSQGQNKTYLIALKLAQFAFLNKRGQTTPILLLDDIFDKLDASRVEQIIKLVSENGFGQIFITDTNRKYLDEILLAMNHDYALFRVERGEVQPMEE
- a CDS encoding S41 family peptidase — protein: MDKNKRLTVWLPVIIAASIALGIFIGNHYLSISQGKKRSYSSGNKINAILDIIDEQYVDTVSMSKLVESTIPKIFSELDPHSVYIPAEDASVVNEELEGSFSGIGVSFNMQTDTILVISVISGGPAEKAGLLPFDRIISINDSIFSGKKKNQGEIMKTLRGAKNSTVKLGVQRGNSPELLYFDVTRGDVPVNSVDVSFEAAKGIGYIKVSKFARNTYNEFITAIAKLKQAGCTSFVIDLRGNTGGYMDAAINMINEFMPEGRLIVYTEGKSFPRSDVYANGTGTCKDAPIVVLTDEISASASEIFSGAIQDNDRGTIIGRRTYGKGLVQTQMSLSDGSEMRLTIARYYTPSGRCIQKKYEMGNTDAYDQDIYNRYMHGEFDSADSIKMDDSLKYQTVGGRTVYGGGGIMPDIFIPRDTSGVTSYYSNVVNSGVLYLYALEYSDRHREKLGSFKTWEELYNYLQQQPLLSDFVNFAATKGIKRRPTLINISGKLIENQLQAYIVRNFFDEAGFYPIFLKDDVTLLRAIKILQEGKSVPNAELLKQSANGDLHSQAGPTKRYGLSKKRIFEDYLVRAIG
- the ribH gene encoding 6,7-dimethyl-8-ribityllumazine synthase, producing the protein MATAYQNLSEYDFNSVPDASEMNIGIVVAEWNKNITEKLLEGACNTLEKHGVKPENIVVKRVPGSFELTFGAKRLAETKELDAVIVLGCVVRGDTPHFDYVCSGVTQGITELNLMYDIPFIFGLLTTDTMQQSEDRAGGRYGNKGDEAAVTAIKMVNFSA
- a CDS encoding M3 family metallopeptidase, with product MRKLLYNVVILLSAIQMTHAANNPFFGKFKTPFETPPFDKIKIEHYEPAFDEGIKQMEKEVQEIANNPQPATFENTVVALERSGKLLETVSSVFFNVLGAEANDEMMEISQRVSPKLSQTSNNIFLNEKLLARVKSIYDKKEQLNLSTEDAKLLEDLYESFKANGATLNKDDKEKYRKLSMDLSMLTLQFDQNALKDKNRFELLITDENELSGLPESARDAAAMLAKSKDKNGWLFNLSAPSYIPFMRYSDKRDLREKMYREYMSVGNKGDEFDNKDIIKKIVNIRLEIAQLMGFKNYAEYALEHTMAKNSANVYKLLNQLLEAYKPIAINEYNAVEGFALGTEKENITVMPWDWSYYSEKLRDIRFKVNDEMTRPYFELSNVKKGVFGLATQLYGITFKENKKIPVYHPEVDAYEVYDADGKFLAILYTDFFPRDGKQSGAWMNNIKAQYKDKDGKDSRPQIVIVMNFTRPTDTKPSLLSFDEVNTLLHEFGHSLHGMLAQGTYSSLSGTSVYRDFVELPSQIMENWLTEKEFLDQIAVHYQTGEKIPQEMIQSLVNASNFNAGYLCCRQLSFGLLDMAWHTLEQPFDGDVATFEKKAWAPTVIVPEVPEALMGTSFGHIFSGGYAAGYYGYKWAEVLDADAFSVFKSKGIFNKEVAKSFRDNILSKGGTEDPAVLYKRFRGQEPTIDALLIRNGIKK
- a CDS encoding deoxycytidylate deaminase, whose amino-acid sequence is MCEKTEKQHELDKRYLRMAAIWAENSYCKRRQVGALLVKDKMIISDGYNGTPAGFENVCEDENNVTKPYVLHAEANAITKVAASSNSSKGATIYVTSSPCIECAKLIIQSGIKRVVYSENYRIADGCELLKRAGIIVDYIDLNE
- a CDS encoding LptE family protein, with the translated sequence MLKKIVNIRLSAANWLILSFLTVLATACSISYKFNGASIDYTKVKTITIRDFTNQAPYVNPTLAPQFTEDLKDIYIRQTRLQLVPSNGDLELEGEITGYDFAPMAVKEDAIASQTRLTITVRVRYSNRVNPDEDFEQSFSAYREFDSNLMPQQVEGTLCEEIIEEIVDQIYNATVANW
- the secG gene encoding preprotein translocase subunit SecG, translating into MYVFISILILIASILLILIVLIQNSKGGGLASGFSSSNQIMGVRKTTDFLEKATWSLAGTVIVLSILITAFIPRAEHAAQSEIKQQVNDAISIDPNTIAPDFGTAQQPAVPAEETPATTTPAEESNR